One Planctomycetota bacterium genomic window, AGTTCGGTGTAGTAGTGGTAGCCGAGGATGTCGGCCAGCGACCGCGCCGCGGGGGCGTGCGGATCGATGTGGGAGTGGGGATCGACGAACGTCGCGACCTCGAGGCGGTCGAGGATCCCGGCGGCGACTGGATCGCTCATCGGCACGGCAGGCGACGCGGTCAGCGCCCCCCTCCCGCGGCCTCCCGCTCCTCCTGGGCGTCCCGCTGATCGAGGGAGTCGTCGGTCTCGCTCGCGCGG contains:
- a CDS encoding amidohydrolase — encoded protein: MSDPVAAGILDRLEVATFVDPHSHIDPHAPAARSLADILGYHYYTEL